Proteins encoded by one window of Desulfofundulus salinus:
- a CDS encoding PaaI family thioesterase, with the protein MVDLDLLQTGNVWKYIGMEIIRNAEGQPGVHVRNSESLKQIYGSVHGGIIATAVDAAVAVAVNSAIGKDYGAATVELKVNFLYPVVDSDIFAFARLVKEGNLMVGTAEVFDNQGQLVAIGTATYKVRPLQASNGNK; encoded by the coding sequence ATGGTAGACTTGGATTTGCTCCAGACGGGCAACGTTTGGAAATATATAGGTATGGAAATTATTAGGAATGCGGAGGGGCAACCCGGAGTTCACGTCAGGAATTCGGAAAGTCTCAAGCAGATTTATGGCAGTGTTCACGGCGGGATCATTGCCACGGCGGTTGATGCGGCGGTAGCAGTGGCTGTCAACAGCGCCATTGGTAAAGACTACGGGGCGGCAACGGTGGAATTAAAGGTAAATTTTTTGTACCCTGTTGTTGATTCCGATATATTTGCATTTGCCAGATTAGTTAAAGAAGGAAATTTAATGGTTGGCACCGCTGAAGTGTTTGACAACCAGGGTCAACTGGTGGCTATTGGTACTGCCACTTATAAGGTGAGGCCCCTGCAGGCAAGTAATGGAAACAAATAG
- a CDS encoding 3-keto-5-aminohexanoate cleavage protein, translating into MKRKVIITVAPVGSVPTKKDNPHTPITPSEIARDVVACYHLGASVAHIHARDDSGKPTADVNRYREIKELIEKECDIIIQLSTGARTGNHFERGACIDLRPEMASLTTGSSNFSNGVNLNPPDLIEYLAQKMYENGVVPEIEVFDISMVDNARFLLKKGVLRPPLNFNLVFNVPGSMSGTPKNLLHMVEILPEKSTFSVTAIGRVQTDLITMAVILGGNIRVGLEDNLFYSYEDKMFGTNMMFVERAVRIIKELGREVARPDEAREILQLGRR; encoded by the coding sequence ATGAAGCGAAAGGTAATTATTACGGTTGCACCGGTGGGCAGCGTTCCCACCAAGAAGGATAATCCCCACACTCCCATCACGCCTTCGGAAATTGCGAGGGATGTTGTGGCGTGTTATCACCTTGGAGCTTCGGTGGCTCACATACACGCCCGGGACGACAGCGGAAAGCCCACTGCGGACGTCAACCGTTACAGGGAAATTAAAGAGCTGATTGAAAAGGAATGCGACATTATCATCCAGCTATCCACGGGAGCCAGGACGGGAAACCATTTTGAGCGGGGCGCATGCATCGATCTGAGGCCGGAAATGGCCAGCCTTACCACCGGGTCGTCCAACTTTTCCAACGGCGTCAACCTCAACCCTCCCGACCTGATCGAATACCTGGCCCAGAAGATGTACGAAAATGGTGTGGTACCTGAAATTGAGGTTTTTGACATTTCCATGGTGGATAATGCCAGGTTTTTGCTGAAAAAGGGGGTTTTAAGACCTCCCTTAAATTTTAACCTCGTTTTTAACGTTCCCGGTTCCATGTCTGGGACTCCCAAAAACCTGCTTCACATGGTGGAGATTTTACCTGAGAAGAGTACTTTTTCAGTGACGGCCATTGGCAGGGTGCAGACCGACCTGATAACCATGGCGGTAATTCTTGGGGGTAACATCAGGGTAGGGCTGGAAGACAATCTGTTTTATTCATACGAGGACAAAATGTTTGGAACCAACATGATGTTTGTTGAAAGGGCGGTAAGGATAATAAAGGAGCTGGGCAGAGAAGTTGCTCGGCCGGACGAGGCAAGGGAGATTTTACAGTTAGGCCGGAGATAA
- a CDS encoding zinc-dependent alcohol dehydrogenase, with protein sequence MKALVKKSTKQYDIELTDLQIPSLKDDEVLIKVTASSICGSDLHMYLGHEGYRWINYPVVLGHEVVGVVEAAGSGVEPDIVGKRVVINPYIPCNACDNCLKGEENICQAGPRTLTAPPLSLQFGFRRNGGMAEYMVVPRDNALPLGNKISDEVAAILESVAVGVHAVNKIGDVKNKNIVIFGPGPIGLGIAVICKGLGSGKTLVAGLPDDEERLQIVKKIKAIPVRVDPADFSALAGHLQDRPADVVFDCSGHPSVPEKAIYLVKKGGKVILVGISTGRFSLPMDCMVRGEIGLKGTYGTSKKSFLQAIEYAGLPQFPFEHIVTDRFRLAEAVAAFDLASNKKRGKILLYP encoded by the coding sequence GTGAAAGCCCTTGTTAAAAAGTCAACGAAGCAGTATGATATCGAGCTGACTGATTTACAGATTCCTTCTCTGAAGGATGACGAGGTACTCATCAAAGTCACCGCCAGCAGCATATGTGGTAGCGACTTGCACATGTACCTGGGTCATGAGGGATATAGATGGATTAATTACCCCGTGGTACTGGGCCATGAGGTTGTCGGTGTGGTGGAGGCGGCGGGATCTGGTGTGGAACCGGATATAGTGGGGAAAAGGGTGGTTATCAACCCCTACATACCATGCAATGCCTGCGACAACTGCCTTAAGGGGGAAGAAAACATCTGCCAGGCCGGACCGCGCACCCTGACAGCCCCGCCCCTGTCTCTGCAGTTTGGTTTCAGAAGAAACGGCGGTATGGCGGAGTACATGGTTGTCCCTCGGGACAACGCCCTGCCGCTGGGTAATAAAATCTCAGATGAGGTGGCAGCAATTTTGGAATCGGTGGCAGTTGGTGTGCATGCCGTAAACAAGATCGGCGACGTTAAAAACAAGAACATCGTAATTTTTGGCCCAGGGCCCATAGGTTTGGGGATAGCGGTGATCTGTAAGGGGTTGGGATCCGGTAAAACCTTGGTGGCGGGGCTTCCTGACGATGAAGAAAGACTGCAAATAGTGAAGAAAATAAAAGCCATTCCGGTAAGAGTAGATCCTGCTGATTTTTCAGCCTTGGCCGGGCATCTTCAGGATAGGCCCGCGGACGTAGTTTTTGACTGCTCCGGTCATCCGTCAGTGCCGGAAAAGGCCATATACCTGGTAAAAAAAGGCGGAAAAGTCATTCTGGTGGGAATATCTACGGGCAGGTTTTCATTGCCCATGGATTGCATGGTACGGGGAGAAATCGGCCTAAAGGGTACCTATGGGACCAGTAAGAAATCTTTTTTGCAGGCTATAGAGTATGCTGGTCTGCCGCAATTCCCTTTTGAACATATTGTCACCGACAGGTTTAGACTGGCAGAGGCCGTAGCTGCTTTTGATCTTGCAAGTAATAAAAAAAGGGGTAAAATATTGCTTTATCCTTAG
- a CDS encoding SDR family NAD(P)-dependent oxidoreductase → MNTDYKSLFNLAGKIALITGAAGSIGREFAAALAQNGVSLALLDVRQEKLEMLKRELSGYQVRVEIFPCNLKNTREIKESVAKVVESFGRIDILLNHAGLNIRKPALEYSEEDWHSIVDVNAKGAFFMAQQVGRYMVEQKRGKIINTASVSSVRGHPNLCIYAMTKGAVAQMTKVLANEWARYNINVNAIAPGYIVTEQTEEYLKDEKVYAGILSKIPMGRIGRPVDLVGTMLFLSSPASDYLTGQTILIDGGRTID, encoded by the coding sequence TTGAATACTGACTACAAGTCGCTTTTTAACCTGGCCGGTAAGATAGCGCTTATAACAGGGGCAGCCGGTTCCATAGGTCGGGAGTTCGCTGCCGCCCTAGCCCAGAACGGCGTAAGCCTAGCGCTGCTGGATGTCAGGCAGGAAAAGCTGGAAATGCTTAAAAGAGAATTGTCGGGATACCAAGTAAGGGTAGAGATCTTCCCCTGCAACCTCAAAAATACCCGGGAAATAAAAGAATCGGTGGCAAAAGTGGTGGAAAGTTTCGGGAGAATTGATATTTTACTTAACCACGCCGGGTTGAATATCAGAAAACCGGCCCTGGAATATTCCGAGGAAGACTGGCACAGTATCGTTGATGTCAACGCCAAGGGGGCTTTTTTTATGGCTCAGCAGGTGGGCAGATATATGGTTGAGCAGAAAAGGGGCAAGATAATTAACACTGCTTCGGTATCCTCCGTACGCGGGCACCCTAACCTGTGCATATATGCTATGACCAAGGGGGCCGTCGCTCAGATGACAAAAGTACTGGCCAATGAATGGGCCCGCTACAACATCAATGTTAACGCTATTGCCCCTGGATACATAGTTACCGAGCAAACGGAAGAATACTTGAAGGACGAAAAAGTCTATGCCGGTATACTATCAAAAATCCCTATGGGGAGAATTGGCAGGCCCGTAGATTTGGTGGGGACGATGCTGTTTTTGTCCTCGCCGGCCTCGGATTACCTCACCGGCCAGACTATTCTGATAGACGGCGGGAGAACCATTGACTGA
- a CDS encoding CaiB/BaiF CoA transferase family protein, whose amino-acid sequence MAGALEGIRVLELSRTLAGPFCSMLLADMGAQVIKVEQPGVGDETRGYKPPEWGGESCYYLSLNRNKKGITLNLKTEEGRQIVKQLVSQVDVLIENFRTGTMEKFGLGYDVLKEINPRLVYCAVSGFGRTGPMKDEPAYDLLMQAFGGLMSVTGEPGRPPVKVGFSVVDLTTGLYAALGVLLALLAREKTGRGQYVEASLLQAIVSLQTYLAQGVLATGKIPGRLGSAHPNVAPYQVFETQDGYIIIAVPNDWLWKKMCDALGLDHLKEHPKFAINADRVKNREELVALMTDYTRTKTSAEILAKLKEAGVPSGPIYNIAEVLSHPQVVHLGMIQEVPHPTIGTMKVLGIPIIMSETPGSVRMAPPLLGQHTVEVLSGLGYSEEDINELKEKGII is encoded by the coding sequence ATGGCTGGAGCGTTGGAAGGTATCCGGGTTTTAGAACTGTCGAGAACGTTGGCCGGTCCTTTCTGCAGCATGTTGCTGGCTGACATGGGTGCCCAGGTGATTAAGGTGGAGCAGCCTGGTGTCGGTGATGAGACAAGGGGCTATAAACCGCCCGAATGGGGTGGAGAAAGTTGCTATTATCTTAGCCTGAACCGCAATAAGAAAGGGATCACGTTAAATCTGAAGACCGAAGAAGGCAGGCAAATTGTTAAACAACTGGTTAGCCAGGTGGACGTTTTAATTGAAAACTTCCGTACCGGGACTATGGAGAAATTCGGGTTGGGTTACGACGTTCTGAAAGAAATCAACCCGCGCCTGGTCTATTGCGCCGTAAGCGGTTTTGGCCGTACCGGACCTATGAAGGATGAGCCGGCTTACGATTTGTTGATGCAGGCCTTTGGAGGGCTTATGAGTGTGACCGGTGAACCGGGCCGGCCTCCCGTGAAAGTCGGCTTTTCAGTGGTTGATTTGACCACCGGGCTCTATGCAGCCCTGGGTGTACTGCTGGCGTTGCTGGCCAGGGAAAAAACGGGCCGGGGCCAGTATGTAGAAGCTTCCCTGCTGCAGGCCATAGTGTCGCTGCAAACCTACCTGGCCCAGGGGGTGCTGGCCACCGGCAAGATTCCCGGTCGTTTGGGTTCGGCCCATCCCAACGTGGCACCTTATCAGGTATTTGAAACGCAGGACGGGTACATAATCATTGCCGTACCCAACGACTGGTTATGGAAGAAAATGTGCGATGCACTGGGTCTCGACCACTTAAAAGAACACCCGAAATTCGCGATTAATGCAGACAGGGTAAAGAACCGGGAAGAACTGGTTGCCCTGATGACTGATTACACCAGGACCAAAACTTCCGCGGAAATCCTGGCCAAATTAAAGGAAGCAGGTGTTCCTTCCGGTCCGATTTACAACATTGCCGAGGTATTATCCCACCCGCAAGTGGTTCACCTGGGTATGATTCAGGAAGTGCCACATCCAACCATCGGTACGATGAAAGTGCTGGGGATTCCCATTATAATGTCGGAAACACCGGGTTCAGTGCGCATGGCCCCGCCGCTGCTGGGACAGCATACCGTGGAAGTGCTTTCCGGCCTGGGATACAGTGAGGAAGACATAAACGAGCTGAAAGAAAAGGGAATAATTTAA
- a CDS encoding acyl-CoA dehydrogenase family protein, whose protein sequence is MDFNINDELRLMVETVKDFVDNEVDPVSQRIDEEDRIPEEIIEKAKEMGLFGLSIPEEYGGVGSIGMLGKCLIYEQLGRTCNGFTTLIGAHTGIGTVGIVELGTEEQKKKYLPDLASGNRLGAFALTEPDAGSDAANIKTTAVRKGDKYILNGTKHFITNAPEADIFTVMAVTDKSKGPKGITSFIVEKDFPGFRIGTIERKMGLRGSHTAEVILEDCEVPVENVLGQEGQGYVNALKILANGRAGLAARNLGSMQKLLELCVQYAQQRVQFGKPIASFQAVQHMLADMAVDIETTRWFTYRVAWMVDQGMKVIKEAAAVKYFASEAYCRVADKAVQIFGGMGYMKDFPIERYYRDARITRIYEGTSEIQKNIIASQLLKEYALA, encoded by the coding sequence ATGGATTTTAATATTAACGACGAATTAAGACTGATGGTGGAAACGGTAAAGGATTTTGTGGACAATGAAGTAGATCCTGTCAGCCAGCGTATTGACGAAGAGGATCGCATTCCGGAAGAGATCATCGAAAAGGCAAAGGAAATGGGCCTGTTTGGTCTCAGCATACCCGAAGAATACGGCGGCGTGGGTAGCATCGGCATGCTGGGAAAGTGCCTCATTTATGAACAACTGGGACGCACCTGCAACGGTTTTACCACTCTTATCGGTGCTCACACAGGAATAGGTACGGTGGGTATAGTGGAGCTGGGCACTGAAGAGCAAAAGAAAAAGTATCTTCCGGATCTCGCCTCCGGCAATCGCCTTGGTGCCTTCGCCCTTACCGAACCCGATGCCGGCTCGGATGCGGCAAACATAAAAACGACGGCGGTTCGCAAGGGAGATAAATACATCCTCAACGGCACCAAGCACTTTATTACCAACGCTCCCGAGGCGGACATTTTTACCGTAATGGCTGTTACCGACAAATCCAAGGGACCCAAAGGAATCACCTCTTTTATTGTGGAGAAAGACTTCCCGGGCTTCCGGATCGGTACCATCGAACGCAAGATGGGCCTGCGGGGATCCCATACTGCGGAGGTCATTTTGGAGGACTGCGAGGTGCCGGTGGAAAATGTGCTGGGCCAGGAAGGCCAGGGGTATGTCAATGCCTTAAAAATCCTGGCCAACGGACGTGCCGGTTTGGCCGCGCGCAACCTGGGCTCCATGCAAAAACTGCTGGAACTGTGTGTTCAATATGCCCAGCAAAGGGTACAGTTTGGCAAGCCCATCGCATCCTTCCAGGCGGTGCAACATATGCTGGCAGATATGGCTGTCGATATTGAAACTACCAGGTGGTTCACATATCGAGTTGCCTGGATGGTTGACCAGGGCATGAAAGTGATCAAGGAAGCCGCGGCTGTAAAATATTTTGCTTCCGAGGCCTACTGCCGGGTGGCCGACAAGGCCGTGCAGATTTTTGGCGGGATGGGATACATGAAGGATTTCCCCATTGAGCGGTACTACCGTGACGCCAGAATTACCAGAATCTACGAGGGTACCTCGGAGATCCAAAAGAACATTATCGCAAGCCAGCTGTTGAAGGAATATGCACTGGCCTAG
- a CDS encoding 3-hydroxyacyl-CoA dehydrogenase has protein sequence MIVRKVAVIGAGTMGRGIAHVCALGGFQVNMQDVSSEYLEKSLKIIEDNMQKGVERGKVKPEDKEAALARISCFTDLKEAAQDVDLVIEAVPEDMKLKQDVFAKLDEYCPTHTILATNTSSMSITEIAAATKRPEKVIGLHFFNPVHIMKLVEIICGLETSEETYAISAEACKQMGKETVKINEFPGFVTTRINALIGNEAFLMLQEGLGTPEDIDKALKLGLNHPMGPFEMVDLVGLDTRLKILEYLHKTLGEKYRPAPLLVKYVQAGRLGRKVGKGVYDYTGK, from the coding sequence ATGATAGTTCGAAAGGTTGCCGTGATCGGTGCCGGTACCATGGGAAGGGGAATAGCCCATGTCTGTGCTCTGGGCGGCTTTCAGGTTAACATGCAGGATGTAAGCAGCGAGTATCTGGAAAAGTCATTGAAGATCATTGAGGACAACATGCAAAAAGGGGTGGAACGGGGCAAGGTCAAGCCGGAAGATAAAGAGGCCGCCCTGGCCCGCATCAGCTGTTTTACCGATTTGAAAGAAGCGGCTCAGGATGTGGATCTGGTTATTGAGGCCGTCCCGGAAGATATGAAATTGAAGCAGGACGTTTTCGCCAAGCTTGATGAATACTGCCCCACTCATACCATCCTTGCGACCAATACTTCCTCCATGAGCATTACCGAGATTGCCGCTGCCACAAAAAGACCGGAAAAAGTGATTGGCCTGCATTTCTTCAATCCCGTACACATAATGAAACTGGTCGAAATTATTTGCGGGCTGGAAACATCGGAGGAGACCTACGCAATCTCCGCAGAAGCCTGTAAACAAATGGGCAAGGAGACCGTGAAAATCAACGAGTTTCCGGGCTTTGTGACCACCCGGATCAATGCGCTCATTGGGAACGAGGCCTTTTTAATGCTTCAGGAAGGTCTGGGTACACCGGAGGACATTGACAAAGCCCTCAAGCTTGGTCTGAACCATCCCATGGGCCCCTTTGAGATGGTCGATCTGGTAGGGCTGGATACCAGGTTAAAAATACTGGAATACCTGCATAAAACTCTGGGCGAGAAGTACCGCCCCGCCCCGCTGCTGGTTAAGTACGTTCAGGCGGGCAGACTGGGACGCAAGGTAGGTAAAGGCGTTTATGATTATACCGGGAAGTAG